From the Pseudomonas putida genome, one window contains:
- a CDS encoding HlyD family type I secretion periplasmic adaptor subunit: MSAPILDLLERYRETWRNAWRRRRAMQGAPREPDELAFLPAALALQETPVHPLPRRLQWSLLALITLALLWACLGEIDVVASAEGRIVPSGRSKVIQASEVAVVQAIHVVDGQTVGKGDLLVELEGQLTAADIKRLNSELLAARIDLARAATLLEALDGHTAPTSLAPRIPQATAQQQAAAQRWLEGQYQELRTSLQQADAEIAQRSAEIRSAQARADALQQLLVITRQLTADYQQLFSESAVAKHTYLEKEQARLEEERELAIQRSRIEELVAARLAAQHRREGVIAQLRRAMLDLHAEAERQIATLSQELYKAEQRHRLRALTSPVDGTVQQLAIHTQGGVVTPAQTLMVIVPSDQPVEVEVQIENKDIGFVRAGQAVEVKVETFTFTKYGVVPGVVQSVSNDAVEDERRGWVYNARIQLELSSLRVGDKDMPLAPGMAVRAELIIDKRKVISYFLSPLQRHVKESLGER; this comes from the coding sequence ATGAGTGCGCCGATCCTCGACTTGCTGGAGCGCTACCGCGAGACATGGCGCAACGCCTGGAGGCGCCGCCGCGCCATGCAGGGGGCGCCACGTGAGCCCGATGAGCTGGCGTTCCTGCCCGCAGCTCTGGCCCTGCAGGAAACCCCGGTGCATCCGCTGCCGCGCCGTCTGCAATGGAGCTTGCTGGCACTCATAACGCTGGCCTTGCTGTGGGCATGCTTAGGGGAAATCGATGTGGTCGCCAGTGCCGAGGGCAGGATCGTGCCCAGCGGCAGGAGCAAAGTGATCCAGGCCAGTGAGGTCGCGGTGGTGCAGGCGATTCATGTGGTGGACGGTCAAACCGTTGGCAAAGGTGACCTGCTGGTCGAACTCGAAGGGCAGCTGACCGCCGCCGACATCAAGCGCCTGAACAGCGAACTGCTGGCCGCCCGGATCGACCTGGCCCGCGCCGCTACCTTGCTCGAAGCACTCGATGGCCACACCGCGCCCACCTCGCTGGCGCCCCGTATTCCCCAGGCCACGGCACAACAGCAAGCGGCCGCGCAACGCTGGCTGGAAGGGCAGTACCAGGAACTGCGTACCTCGTTGCAACAGGCCGATGCCGAAATTGCCCAGCGCAGCGCAGAGATCCGCTCGGCACAAGCCCGCGCCGATGCACTGCAGCAATTGCTGGTGATCACCCGCCAGCTCACGGCTGACTATCAGCAGCTGTTCAGCGAGTCGGCGGTCGCCAAGCACACCTACCTGGAGAAGGAACAGGCCCGCCTGGAGGAGGAGCGCGAGCTGGCCATTCAACGTTCGCGCATCGAAGAACTGGTCGCTGCCCGCCTGGCGGCCCAGCACCGCCGCGAAGGCGTTATTGCCCAACTGCGCCGGGCAATGCTCGACCTGCATGCCGAGGCTGAACGGCAGATCGCGACCCTGAGCCAGGAACTGTACAAGGCCGAACAACGCCACCGACTCAGGGCACTGACTTCCCCGGTCGACGGCACGGTGCAGCAATTGGCCATCCATACCCAGGGCGGCGTTGTGACGCCGGCGCAAACATTGATGGTGATTGTGCCGAGTGATCAGCCGGTTGAAGTGGAAGTGCAGATCGAGAACAAGGATATCGGCTTTGTTCGGGCGGGGCAGGCGGTGGAAGTGAAAGTGGAGACGTTCACGTTTACCAAGTATGGCGTGGTGCCGGGGGTTGTTCAGAGTGTTTCCAATGATGCTGTTGAGGATGAGCGGCGGGGATGGGTTTATAACGCTCGGATTCAACTGGAGTTAAGTAGTTTGCGGGTTGGGGATAAGGACATGCCACTTGCTCCGGGTATGGCGGTGCGTGCTGAGTTGATTATTGATAAGCGCAAGGTGATTAGTTACTTCCTGAGTCCGTTGCAGCGGCATGTTAAGGAAAGCTTAGGGGAACGTTGA
- a CDS encoding NADH:flavin oxidoreductase codes for MSNDPLLQPYQLKHLTLRNRIITTSHEPAYPEDGMPKQLYRAYHVERAKAGVAMTMTAGSAAISRDSPPVFNNVLAYKDEVVGWMKDLTDECHEHGAAVMIQLTHLGRRTRWDKGDWLPVVSPSHNQEPAHRAFPKRLEIWDIERIVKDYADAAERMQAAGLDGIELQAYGHLMDQFWSPLTNELQNVYGGSLENRLRFTFEVLTAIRKRVGDQFIVGIRYTGDEVLAGGLTKAEGLQISQLLKNSGMIDFLNVIRGNIATDAGLTDIIPIQGMRNAPHLDFAGEIRSLTGFPTFHAAKIPDVATARHAIASGKVDMVGMTRAHMTDPHIVRKIIEGREDDIRPCVGANYCLDRIYHGGSAYCIHNAATGRETTMPHQIPKAGRKRKIVIVGAGPAGLEAARVAGERGHEVVVYEVADKAGGQIRLTAQSERRKEMISIIDWRLAQCERLGVTFHYNVWADSQILLDEAPDVVIVATGGLPHTEVLEQGNELVVSSWDIISGDVKPGRNVLVYDDAGDHAALQAAEFIAQSGARTEIMTPDRTFSPEVMGMNLVPYMRALQQLDTTFTVTWRLKAVSRTADGLLATIGTDYSELRQTRLVDQVVVNHGTRPLDDLYFQLCPLSSNEGAVEYMDLIAGRPQAVARRDDGRFQLFRIGDAVASRNTHAAIYDALRLVKDL; via the coding sequence ATGTCAAATGACCCGTTGCTTCAGCCGTACCAACTCAAGCACCTCACCTTGCGCAACCGCATCATCACCACCTCCCACGAACCCGCCTACCCCGAAGACGGCATGCCCAAGCAGCTGTACCGCGCCTACCACGTCGAGCGCGCCAAGGCCGGCGTGGCCATGACCATGACGGCCGGTTCCGCTGCCATTTCCCGCGACAGCCCGCCGGTGTTCAACAACGTGCTGGCCTACAAGGACGAAGTGGTAGGCTGGATGAAGGACCTCACCGACGAGTGCCACGAGCACGGTGCGGCGGTGATGATCCAGCTCACCCACTTGGGCCGCCGCACCCGCTGGGACAAGGGCGACTGGCTGCCGGTGGTGTCACCGTCGCACAACCAGGAGCCGGCGCACCGGGCTTTCCCCAAGCGCCTGGAAATCTGGGACATCGAGCGCATCGTCAAGGATTACGCCGATGCCGCCGAACGCATGCAGGCCGCCGGGCTCGATGGCATCGAGCTGCAGGCCTACGGCCACCTGATGGACCAGTTCTGGTCGCCGCTGACCAACGAACTGCAGAACGTCTACGGTGGCTCGCTGGAAAACCGCCTGCGCTTCACCTTCGAGGTGCTCACGGCCATTCGAAAACGGGTCGGCGATCAGTTCATCGTCGGCATTCGCTATACCGGCGATGAAGTGCTGGCCGGCGGGCTGACGAAAGCGGAGGGCCTGCAGATCTCCCAGCTGCTGAAGAACAGCGGCATGATCGACTTCCTCAACGTGATCCGCGGCAACATCGCCACCGACGCCGGCCTGACCGACATCATCCCGATCCAGGGCATGCGCAACGCGCCGCACCTGGACTTCGCCGGCGAGATCCGTTCGCTGACCGGCTTCCCGACCTTCCACGCGGCGAAGATCCCGGATGTGGCCACTGCCCGCCATGCCATTGCCAGCGGCAAGGTGGACATGGTTGGCATGACTCGCGCGCACATGACCGACCCGCACATCGTGCGCAAGATCATCGAAGGCCGCGAAGACGACATCCGCCCCTGTGTCGGCGCCAACTATTGCCTCGATCGCATCTACCACGGCGGTTCCGCCTATTGCATCCACAACGCCGCCACCGGCCGCGAGACCACCATGCCGCACCAGATTCCCAAGGCCGGGCGCAAGCGCAAGATCGTCATCGTCGGGGCTGGCCCGGCAGGCCTGGAGGCTGCGCGGGTGGCGGGCGAACGGGGCCATGAAGTGGTGGTGTACGAGGTGGCCGACAAGGCTGGCGGGCAGATCCGCCTGACTGCGCAGTCGGAGCGGCGCAAGGAGATGATCAGCATCATCGACTGGCGTCTGGCCCAGTGCGAACGCCTGGGCGTGACCTTCCACTACAACGTCTGGGCCGACAGCCAGATCCTCCTCGACGAAGCCCCCGACGTGGTCATCGTCGCCACCGGCGGCCTGCCGCACACCGAGGTGCTGGAGCAGGGCAATGAGCTGGTGGTGTCGAGCTGGGACATCATCTCGGGCGACGTCAAACCCGGGCGCAATGTGCTGGTGTACGACGATGCCGGCGACCACGCCGCGTTGCAGGCCGCCGAGTTCATCGCCCAGAGCGGTGCGCGCACCGAGATCATGACCCCCGACCGCACCTTCTCGCCCGAGGTCATGGGCATGAACCTGGTGCCCTACATGCGCGCCTTGCAGCAGCTGGACACCACTTTCACCGTGACCTGGCGCCTGAAAGCGGTGAGCAGAACCGCCGACGGCCTGCTGGCAACCATCGGCACCGACTACAGCGAGCTGCGCCAGACCCGGCTGGTCGACCAGGTGGTGGTCAACCACGGCACGCGGCCGCTGGACGACCTGTACTTCCAGCTGTGCCCGCTGTCGAGCAACGAAGGCGCGGTGGAGTACATGGATCTGATCGCCGGCCGCCCACAGGCTGTGGCGCGGCGTGACGACGGCCGCTTCCAGCTGTTCCGCATCGGTGACGCGGTGGCCTCGCGCAACACCCATGCCGCCATCTACGACGCCCTGCGCCTGGTCAAAGACCTCTGA
- a CDS encoding M24 family metallopeptidase: MHIGTRPSPAPSLQFRDDVSVTGHALAPVDSELLAAQAAIDRKALRRYRLERIRQQLRAHDYGGILLADPINIRYATDTNNLGLWVMHSPSRYVFVPTEGPLVLFEFTSSRHNSEHVETIDEIRPALPWLYFLAGPRVDEKAALWAAEVAELMVRHSGGNRRLAVDRCDPWGAEKLKAKGIELFDAQPLMEQARLIKSVEEVASHRVSMAVCDLAIARMRASLQPGITENQLWSILHGTNVAQGGEWAESRLLSSGPRTNPWFQDATDKVIEAGEMVCFDTDMVGPGGYLSDISRSFVCPGKPVTAAQRELLDIASQQISHNVGLLRPGLSFREFAERCWPVPRQFEHNRYMMMLHGVGLVDEYPSVAYAVDFAEWGYDGLFQENMVVSVESYIGERGGREGVKLEEQVLITAQGALKLSSTPLVDDQRS; the protein is encoded by the coding sequence ATGCACATCGGTACCCGACCGAGCCCCGCGCCATCCCTGCAGTTTCGTGACGACGTCAGCGTAACCGGCCACGCCCTGGCCCCGGTGGACAGCGAGCTGCTCGCTGCCCAGGCCGCGATCGACCGCAAGGCCCTGCGCCGCTATCGCCTGGAGCGCATCCGCCAGCAGCTGCGCGCCCATGACTACGGCGGCATCCTGCTCGCCGACCCGATCAACATCCGCTACGCCACCGACACCAACAACCTCGGCCTGTGGGTCATGCATTCGCCCAGCCGCTATGTGTTCGTGCCCACCGAGGGCCCGCTGGTGCTGTTCGAGTTCACCAGCAGCCGGCACAACAGCGAGCACGTCGAGACCATCGACGAGATCCGCCCGGCGCTGCCATGGCTGTACTTCCTGGCCGGCCCGCGGGTCGACGAAAAAGCCGCGTTGTGGGCGGCTGAAGTGGCCGAGCTGATGGTCCGCCACAGCGGTGGCAACCGTCGCCTGGCCGTGGACCGCTGCGATCCATGGGGTGCCGAGAAGCTCAAGGCCAAGGGCATCGAGCTGTTCGATGCGCAACCGCTGATGGAGCAGGCGCGGTTGATCAAGTCGGTTGAAGAGGTCGCCAGTCACCGGGTGTCGATGGCGGTCTGCGACCTGGCCATCGCCCGCATGCGCGCCAGCCTGCAGCCGGGCATTACCGAAAACCAGCTGTGGAGCATCCTCCATGGCACCAACGTCGCTCAAGGTGGCGAGTGGGCCGAAAGCCGCCTGCTCAGCTCCGGCCCGCGCACCAATCCATGGTTCCAGGACGCTACCGACAAAGTCATCGAGGCCGGCGAGATGGTCTGCTTCGACACCGACATGGTCGGCCCCGGTGGCTACCTGTCGGACATCTCGCGCAGCTTCGTCTGCCCCGGCAAGCCGGTGACGGCGGCCCAGCGCGAACTGCTCGACATCGCCAGCCAGCAGATCAGCCATAACGTCGGGCTGCTGCGCCCGGGCCTGTCGTTCCGCGAGTTCGCCGAGCGCTGCTGGCCGGTGCCGCGCCAGTTCGAGCACAACCGCTACATGATGATGTTGCACGGCGTCGGCCTGGTCGACGAATACCCCAGCGTGGCCTACGCCGTGGACTTCGCCGAGTGGGGCTATGACGGCCTGTTCCAGGAAAACATGGTGGTCTCGGTGGAAAGCTACATCGGCGAACGCGGCGGGCGTGAAGGCGTGAAGCTGGAAGAACAGGTGCTGATCACCGCCCAGGGCGCGCTCAAGCTGTCGAGCACGCCCCTGGTCGATGACCAGCGGTCTTGA
- a CDS encoding S8 family serine peptidase, giving the protein MSGLLQEDVRRARELFESQGVGAMYDYLESKGDRYATLANGVAKGNSIAGIAAIDFMKRTEQGAGRPMQEEDVEHVRFKMAEAYLDLLSEKVKAGTIGVEVNHLEVWDFHSDVFKDLGRSKDAWTLNTIFDLLHPDNRQAYWEGVLDAAGSPGWELLLAVRTDASVAFSAAMAPEDLRARAASWKARIDSPGGLGAVVLGVGAVTANGIYGLISDLVRSDEPAPSQPIQIEITPTSESRRDLQGQDDIRNDVSAGYVNRRLTHSIAFTDNTLNNTDFTSAQLGSLATGGIRPGELQLDPNVRPNQHLAQFYQDATDQPDFSLRNAAVLNGLAAMTTVNTFVDPLLFDLSGQGAGLTGIEDAVLFDVDNSGQLRRTGWADRQTGMLVHDDGSGQVVSIRQLFSEYFGGQPGSNGAPGEAPFKDGFAALASVDANADGLITADDAAWAQLKLWVDANHDGRADAGELRALPEHGITQIDLRQVQPLNEVRQGNEVISRGAFVANGVEREVLAVKYLADTVGNLVEQQDGATVLTSISGATTRRSYVSNSPQGAELDAAVLGVDTVQGGAGDDVLKAATGGSWLVGGGGSNTYVGGAGDDVLVISASDQAANIHGNGGRDTALIVGEHGVGLNMAEAGLTIAQGGRGKDVIVSGGQRGVFIKGGSGDSLLIGGGGNDVLVGGTGRNTIIGGTGKAVIYAGPNGDRIQASAAGSIIHAGGGADQITGGAADDVIEAGRGNATIDGAGGINLVTLHGNHDEYLITRTATGYQVSDRQAERDGSLTLSNVQKISFADIAAVDLQGPGALPIGDTLAPEQMATFTTTPTALVIPASVLLANDQPLNSTGPLRIASVGDGKGATVRLNDQGDVEVTPMPGHDADVTFRYDLVDAAGNPSVGVTEVASGASASLRATVTLRHEQSPVDPLASRQWYLNEIDVQPVWRDFSGKGVRIGQFEPGGEFAVAPEIFDIQHPDLQANIDPIWLQTQRSNGTLPALASHHATQVAGVMVGARNDQGGIGVAYDAKLGGHYLANKGDDLTNLGQMVNYDIANHSWGFKTDFAIGNVPEGRVDTALALAFSATLAATNGRGGLGTVIVTSGGNQREQGGSAQGSLINNSRHAIEVAAVNAKADLSVLQVASAPFSNPGSSLLVAAPGSHVLSSGINLEAERGAKVGSAYGTTQGTSFAAPIVSGVVALMLQANPGLGYRDVQQILALSARKVEDPATVWRDNAGSNWNGGGMRASHDYGFGMVDARAAVRLAESWAGQASKANEQQLTAASEALAQVIAPGQVSTFALSMPAGVLVEHVEVDFHSQVGRLGDMTLTLISPGGTRSVLLDRAGKAPGSADDDQGNPRSGEFKYGFMSTHQRGERSVGEWRLEVSNAGNGLPLTLDRWALRVVGSPSNANDVYYYTNDYADAVAQNAARAVLDDAVNGTAGGRNTLNAAALSRSISVDLVSGIASIGGTALTLAPGAVHNLIGGDGDDTLIAGADGAWLDGGRGYNLLKGGGGTDRYVIHKRAEGRDELEQFERSREVVDLIGFGNKAFTDLQLSQDGETAVVGLGNGQTLRFAQQTVADLQPSNFRFLDTLITAPGYFDGSPEGQVQEPSSGTVLLSGGSGGVSLTSDASGQLVASLTGTIYGPASVAPSVFVVEKQDGVTNYKNTVRGFRHGIDKIDLSQTGISRYEDLQLTKDERFQLNGFAQIHGVTVAGQDSTVQLLYLDALELAQVTVDDFIFAPPAAATLPGMAPLEAPNLANLVDAMAAFAPEAASTKLLAEAPTPRWESTIAVAA; this is encoded by the coding sequence ATGTCTGGTTTGCTTCAGGAGGATGTAAGGCGTGCACGTGAACTCTTCGAGTCTCAGGGAGTGGGCGCAATGTATGATTATTTGGAAAGCAAAGGTGATCGTTATGCTACCCTCGCGAATGGCGTGGCAAAGGGGAACTCAATAGCAGGTATTGCGGCGATCGACTTCATGAAGCGCACGGAGCAGGGAGCCGGCCGTCCTATGCAGGAGGAGGATGTCGAGCACGTGCGATTCAAAATGGCCGAGGCCTATCTGGATTTGCTGAGTGAAAAGGTCAAAGCAGGAACTATCGGTGTTGAAGTCAATCATTTGGAAGTCTGGGATTTTCACTCTGATGTTTTCAAAGACTTGGGGCGATCAAAAGATGCTTGGACGCTGAATACCATTTTTGATCTGCTTCATCCCGACAATCGGCAGGCCTACTGGGAAGGTGTTCTGGACGCAGCAGGTAGTCCTGGCTGGGAACTCTTGTTAGCGGTTCGAACTGATGCGAGCGTTGCATTTTCTGCAGCGATGGCGCCTGAGGATTTGCGTGCAAGAGCAGCATCTTGGAAAGCGAGGATCGATTCACCTGGAGGACTAGGGGCGGTTGTGCTGGGCGTAGGTGCCGTCACAGCAAATGGTATCTATGGCTTGATTTCCGACCTTGTTCGATCAGATGAGCCCGCACCTTCCCAACCCATCCAGATCGAAATTACCCCAACCTCAGAATCCCGCCGCGACCTGCAAGGCCAGGACGACATCCGCAACGATGTCTCCGCCGGCTACGTCAACCGCCGACTGACCCACAGCATCGCCTTCACCGACAACACCCTGAACAACACAGACTTCACCTCCGCCCAACTGGGCAGCCTGGCCACGGGCGGCATTCGCCCCGGCGAGCTGCAGCTGGACCCCAACGTCCGCCCCAACCAGCACCTGGCCCAGTTCTATCAGGACGCCACTGACCAGCCCGACTTCAGCCTGCGCAACGCCGCCGTGCTGAACGGCCTGGCCGCAATGACCACGGTCAATACCTTCGTCGACCCGCTGCTGTTCGACCTCAGCGGCCAAGGCGCAGGGCTGACTGGCATCGAGGACGCGGTGCTGTTCGATGTCGACAACAGCGGCCAGCTGCGGCGCACGGGCTGGGCCGATCGGCAGACCGGGATGCTGGTGCACGACGATGGCAGTGGCCAGGTCGTCAGCATCCGCCAGCTGTTCTCTGAATACTTCGGCGGCCAGCCGGGCAGCAATGGCGCCCCAGGCGAGGCGCCGTTCAAGGATGGTTTCGCCGCACTGGCCAGTGTCGATGCCAATGCCGATGGCTTGATTACCGCCGACGATGCGGCGTGGGCACAGCTGAAGCTTTGGGTCGATGCCAACCACGACGGCCGTGCCGATGCCGGTGAACTCAGGGCGCTGCCGGAACATGGCATCACGCAGATCGACCTGCGTCAGGTCCAGCCGCTGAACGAGGTTCGCCAGGGCAATGAAGTCATCTCCCGCGGCGCGTTTGTGGCCAATGGCGTGGAGCGAGAAGTGCTGGCGGTGAAGTACCTCGCCGACACCGTCGGCAACCTTGTCGAGCAGCAAGACGGCGCCACCGTGCTGACCTCCATCAGCGGAGCGACCACGCGCCGATCCTATGTCAGCAACAGCCCGCAGGGCGCCGAGCTGGATGCCGCCGTGTTGGGTGTGGATACCGTGCAGGGCGGGGCGGGTGACGATGTGCTCAAGGCCGCGACAGGTGGCAGCTGGCTGGTTGGCGGCGGTGGCAGCAACACGTATGTGGGCGGCGCCGGTGATGATGTGCTGGTGATCAGCGCCAGTGACCAGGCGGCGAACATCCATGGCAATGGCGGGCGTGACACTGCTCTGATCGTCGGTGAGCACGGTGTTGGCCTGAACATGGCCGAAGCCGGGCTGACCATCGCGCAGGGCGGGCGTGGCAAGGACGTCATCGTCAGTGGCGGGCAGCGTGGTGTTTTCATCAAGGGCGGATCGGGTGACAGCCTGCTGATCGGTGGCGGCGGTAACGATGTGCTGGTTGGCGGCACGGGCCGCAACACCATCATCGGCGGCACGGGCAAGGCAGTCATCTATGCCGGCCCCAATGGCGACCGCATTCAGGCTTCGGCCGCTGGCAGCATCATCCATGCCGGCGGCGGTGCAGACCAGATTACGGGCGGTGCGGCGGACGACGTCATCGAGGCCGGGCGCGGCAATGCCACCATTGACGGCGCAGGCGGGATCAATCTGGTCACCCTGCATGGCAACCATGATGAGTACCTGATTACCCGCACGGCGACGGGCTATCAAGTAAGCGATCGGCAGGCTGAGCGCGATGGCAGCCTTACCCTGAGCAATGTTCAGAAAATCAGTTTCGCCGATATCGCGGCGGTCGACCTGCAGGGCCCCGGCGCACTGCCGATTGGCGATACGCTTGCCCCGGAACAGATGGCTACATTCACCACCACGCCAACCGCCCTGGTCATTCCTGCCTCGGTGTTGCTGGCCAATGACCAGCCACTCAATAGCACTGGCCCGCTGCGGATTGCCTCGGTCGGCGACGGCAAGGGCGCGACCGTTCGGCTCAATGATCAGGGTGATGTCGAAGTCACGCCGATGCCCGGCCATGACGCGGATGTGACCTTCCGCTACGACCTCGTCGATGCTGCCGGCAACCCATCGGTGGGCGTGACAGAGGTCGCCAGCGGCGCATCGGCCTCCTTGCGCGCCACGGTGACCTTGCGTCACGAGCAGTCACCTGTCGATCCTTTGGCATCGCGTCAGTGGTACCTCAATGAGATCGATGTTCAGCCGGTCTGGCGTGACTTCTCGGGCAAGGGCGTGAGGATCGGCCAGTTCGAGCCCGGGGGTGAATTTGCCGTTGCGCCGGAGATCTTCGACATCCAGCACCCGGACCTGCAAGCCAACATCGACCCCATCTGGCTACAGACCCAACGCAGCAATGGCACGCTTCCGGCCCTGGCTTCCCATCATGCGACGCAAGTGGCGGGGGTCATGGTCGGTGCGCGCAATGATCAAGGCGGCATCGGTGTTGCCTACGATGCGAAACTCGGTGGGCACTACCTGGCCAACAAAGGCGATGACCTGACCAACCTGGGGCAGATGGTCAATTACGACATCGCCAACCACAGTTGGGGCTTCAAGACCGATTTCGCCATCGGCAACGTGCCCGAAGGCAGGGTCGACACTGCCCTGGCCCTGGCCTTCAGCGCAACGCTGGCGGCCACCAACGGGCGCGGCGGGCTGGGTACCGTCATCGTCACCTCGGGTGGCAACCAGCGCGAACAAGGCGGTAGTGCGCAAGGGTCGCTGATCAACAACAGCCGTCACGCCATCGAAGTGGCGGCCGTCAATGCCAAGGCCGACCTCTCGGTACTGCAGGTGGCCAGTGCGCCGTTTTCCAACCCCGGTTCGAGCCTGCTGGTGGCGGCGCCCGGTAGCCATGTGCTGTCCAGCGGCATCAACCTGGAGGCCGAGCGTGGTGCCAAGGTTGGCAGTGCCTATGGCACGACCCAGGGCACCAGCTTCGCCGCGCCGATCGTCTCCGGTGTGGTGGCGTTGATGCTGCAGGCCAACCCCGGGCTTGGTTACCGCGATGTGCAGCAGATTCTGGCGTTGTCCGCACGCAAGGTCGAAGACCCGGCTACGGTCTGGCGCGACAACGCCGGGTCCAACTGGAATGGCGGTGGCATGCGCGCCAGCCATGACTACGGCTTCGGCATGGTCGACGCTCGTGCTGCCGTGCGCCTGGCCGAGTCGTGGGCCGGCCAGGCGAGCAAGGCCAACGAGCAGCAGTTGACGGCCGCTAGCGAAGCGCTTGCACAGGTGATTGCGCCGGGGCAAGTCAGCACATTTGCCTTGAGCATGCCGGCCGGGGTGCTGGTGGAGCATGTCGAAGTCGATTTTCACTCCCAGGTTGGCCGCCTCGGTGACATGACCCTCACGCTGATATCGCCTGGCGGGACACGCAGTGTACTGCTGGACCGCGCCGGCAAGGCACCGGGTTCGGCTGACGATGATCAGGGCAATCCACGCTCGGGCGAGTTCAAGTACGGCTTCATGTCGACCCATCAGCGCGGTGAACGCTCGGTCGGCGAGTGGCGGCTGGAAGTCAGCAATGCCGGCAACGGGCTGCCACTGACGCTTGATCGCTGGGCACTGCGCGTCGTGGGCAGCCCTAGCAATGCCAATGATGTCTATTACTACACCAATGACTACGCCGATGCCGTTGCCCAGAACGCAGCGCGTGCCGTGCTAGACGATGCAGTCAATGGCACTGCAGGCGGGCGCAATACCCTCAATGCCGCGGCGCTGAGCCGGAGTATTTCGGTCGATCTGGTCAGTGGCATAGCCAGCATTGGCGGGACCGCACTCACCCTCGCACCTGGCGCGGTGCATAACCTGATCGGTGGTGACGGTGACGACACTCTCATCGCTGGGGCGGACGGTGCATGGCTCGATGGCGGACGTGGTTACAACCTGCTCAAAGGCGGCGGCGGAACGGATCGCTATGTCATTCACAAGCGTGCGGAGGGCCGTGATGAGCTCGAACAGTTCGAGCGCTCCCGAGAGGTCGTCGATCTGATTGGTTTTGGCAACAAGGCCTTTACCGATTTGCAATTGAGCCAGGATGGCGAGACTGCCGTGGTTGGTCTGGGTAATGGGCAGACTCTGCGCTTTGCACAACAGACTGTCGCCGACCTGCAGCCGAGCAACTTCCGTTTTCTGGACACGCTGATTACTGCGCCGGGATATTTCGACGGCAGCCCTGAAGGGCAAGTGCAGGAGCCATCCAGCGGTACCGTGCTGCTCAGTGGCGGTTCTGGAGGGGTGTCACTGACATCGGATGCCTCGGGGCAACTTGTCGCGTCGTTGACAGGCACGATCTATGGCCCGGCAAGTGTCGCGCCCAGTGTCTTCGTGGTGGAAAAACAGGACGGTGTGACCAACTACAAGAACACGGTGCGTGGCTTCCGGCACGGTATCGACAAGATCGACCTGAGCCAGACCGGCATCAGCCGCTACGAAGACTTGCAGCTCACCAAGGACGAGCGGTTCCAGTTGAATGGTTTTGCCCAGATACACGGTGTGACCGTGGCGGGGCAGGACAGCACGGTGCAGCTGCTGTATCTGGATGCGCTGGAACTGGCCCAGGTAACGGTTGACGATTTCATCTTTGCCCCACCAGCAGCGGCGACCTTGCCCGGCATGGCACCCCTGGAGGCACCCAACCTTGCCAACTTGGTGGATGCGATGGCGGCATTCGCCCCGGAGGCAGCCAGTACAAAGCTGCTTGCCGAGGCGCCCACGCCGCGCTGGGAATCGACAATTGCCGTCGCAGCATGA
- a CDS encoding TetR/AcrR family transcriptional regulator has translation MNMTSNHPEIATRGSIESWLNAAFETLKESGVDAVRVLPLAKKLNLARTSFYWYFEDREALLAALIEQWKNKNTRNLVSQSQAYAASITEAILNVFDCWLNSELFDSQCEFAMRSWALQSEQVAEEIKQADNLRMAALKAMFDRFGFSEDAAATRARSIYLAQIGYISMKTVEPLEYRMRFIPEYLRIFTGEEPATHELERFYQRNDFVPPGA, from the coding sequence ATGAACATGACCTCGAACCACCCGGAAATCGCCACCCGCGGCTCGATCGAGAGCTGGCTCAACGCGGCCTTCGAAACCCTCAAGGAGTCGGGGGTGGATGCCGTGCGCGTGCTGCCGCTGGCCAAGAAACTCAACCTCGCCCGCACCAGCTTCTACTGGTACTTCGAAGACCGCGAAGCCTTGCTCGCGGCGCTGATCGAGCAGTGGAAGAACAAGAACACGCGCAACCTGGTGAGCCAGTCACAGGCCTACGCGGCGTCCATCACCGAGGCGATCCTCAACGTGTTCGACTGTTGGCTGAACAGCGAGCTGTTCGATTCGCAGTGCGAATTCGCCATGCGCAGCTGGGCGCTGCAGTCGGAGCAGGTAGCCGAGGAAATAAAGCAGGCCGACAACCTGCGCATGGCGGCGCTGAAGGCGATGTTCGACCGCTTCGGCTTCAGCGAAGACGCCGCCGCCACCCGCGCCCGCTCGATCTACCTGGCGCAGATCGGCTACATCAGCATGAAGACCGTCGAGCCGCTGGAATACCGCATGCGCTTCATACCGGAGTACCTGCGCATCTTTACTGGTGAAGAGCCGGCGACACATGAGCTGGAGCGGTTCTACCAGCGCAATGACTTTGTGCCGCCCGGCGCTTGA